A portion of the Manihot esculenta cultivar AM560-2 chromosome 2, M.esculenta_v8, whole genome shotgun sequence genome contains these proteins:
- the LOC110609768 gene encoding WD repeat-containing protein 55, which produces MEIDLEKIPFGMDFHPHDHMVAAALITGHLHLYRYTADSLSQKRLLEVQAHSDSCRAVRFINGGQAILTASSDRSILATDIETGSPIARVENAHEDAVYSLINLNESTIATGDDQGCVKVWDTRQRSCCNSFNAHEDYVSDMTFESDSMKLLGTSGDGTLSVCNLRSNKVQTRSEFSEEELLSVAIMKNGRKVICGSQNGTLLLYSWGFFKDCSDRFTGLSPNSIDTLLKLDEDRIITGSENGLISLVGILPNRIIQPLAEHSEYPIERLAFSHDRKFLGSISHDQMLKLWDLDDLLQNTGDTQKDQDDVTESDSDEMDVDTNPPRSKKGSKRKNAQTNGSASNFFAEL; this is translated from the exons ATGGAGATAGATTTAGAGAAAATTCCCTTTGGCATGGATTTCCATCCTCACGATCACATGGTGGCTGCTGCTCTCATCACCGGCCACCTTCACCT ATATCGGTATACTGCTGATTCACTGTCACAAAAGAG GTTATTGGAGGTTCAAGCACATAGCGACTCCTGTAGAGCCGTTAGGTTCATAAACGGTGGACAGG CAATCTTGACTGCCTCAAGTGATCGCTCTATTCTAGCAACGGATATAGAAACTGGATCGCCAATTGCACGTGTTGAAAATGCTCATGA GGATGCTGTTTATAGTTTGATAAACCTCAATGAGTCAACAATTGCAACTGGGGATGATCAAGGATGTGTTAag GTGTGGGATACCAGGCAGCGTTCTTGTTGTAATTCTTTCAATGCCCATGAAGATTATGTTTCAGATATGACTTTTGAATCTGATTCTATGAAACTCCTAGGAACAAG TGGTGATGGGACTCTCTCAGTTTGCAACCTtcgaagcaataaa GTCCAAACACGATCTGAGTTTTCTGAAGAAGAGTTACTGTCTGTTGCTATTATGAAG AATGGTCGCAAGGTTATTTGTGGATCACAAAACGGAACCCTCTTATTGTACTCATGGGGTTTTTTCAAAGATTGCAG TGATCGCTTTACTGGTCTCTCACCAAACTCGATTGATACTTTGTTGAAG CTTGATGAAGATAGGATCATCACGGGATCCGAGAATGGACTTATCAG TCTGGTAGGCATATTACCCAACAGAATCATCCAACCACTTGCAGAGCATTCAGAGTATCCTATTGAGCGCCTTG CTTTTTCTCATGACAGAAAATTTCTTGGCAGCATTTCGCATGATCAAATGTTGAAG CTTTGGGATTTGGATGATTTATTGCAAAATACTggagatactcaaaaggatcAAGATGATGTAACTGAGAGTGATAGTGATGAGATGGATGTTGATACTAATCCTCCAAGATCTAAAAAAG GGAGCAAGAGAAAAAATGCGCAAACCAACGGCAGTGCTAGTAATTTTTTTGCTGAGTTGTAG
- the LOC110603928 gene encoding trafficking protein particle complex subunit 11 isoform X1, which translates to MEDYPEELRTPPVGLIALVGCPEHHSLITTHLLSEQPPSNTLALPDIAKISLLLSSADKSSLPPPDPSSSPTAGILKRDWLHKHRTRVPAVVAALFISDHVSGDPAQWLQLCSDLENLKAVIRPKNIKLAVVVVHSSSEWGFPNADDISEDRMIALRKRAELDSKYLVVFNPADSSQLEQSLNKLGSTFAELANTYYRDEGRRIKTRVERKSFNSIELNIRYCFKVAVSAEFRRDWVEALRFYEDAYYTLREMIGTANRLPVIQRLIEIKTVAEQLHFKISTLLLHGGKVIEAVTWFHQHFASYRKLLGPAEAIFLHWEWVSRQFLVFAELLETSSKTIHSNSSPALGTSERSLTEWKFQPAYYYQLAGHYLKEKRTSFELALSMLQNADEIDGSAESVTPAIYVGQFARLLEQGDAFVMQPLTDEEYTRYAIAEAKRFQDSFEIIALLKRSYESYTNLKAQRMASRCGFQMAQEYFAMGDLNNAKQLLDVIAALYRKEGWVTLLWEVLGFLRECSRKRGIVKEFIEYSLEMAALPVSPCTGVQSFRTKECGPAGPASLAQRENIHNEVFQLVSGEIGAVSVGDSTDLKVNRDSPLHLEIDLVSPLRMALLASVAFHEQIIKPGVPALITLSLLSQLPLTVDLDQLEVQFNQSECNFIIINSQKPPSAEISTSQQGRHVESAPSLALVTNKWLRLTYEIKSEQSGKLECIYVIAKMGPHFTICCRAESPASMDDLPLWKFEDRVETFPTKDPVLAFSGQKLAQVEEPDPQVDLVLGATGPALVGECFVVPVTVASKGHDIFSGELKINLVDVRGGGLFSPREAEPFSMDNHHVELLGVNGPEGEDESTGGYDKIKKIQQSFGLVSLPIMKDGESWSCKLEIKWHRPKPIMLFVSLSYFPDSNEMTSQKIHVHKNLQIEGKSAVLISHHFMLPFRQDPLLLSKLKPASSSDQGTSLPLNETSIVLASAKNCSEVPLQLQSMSIEMDDDVERSFTLQPSSEDLLGPAYLVPGEEFKKVFTIIPEVESSNLNLGSVSLRWRRNLQNKDRSSSAAEAWVLTRHKLPDVNVELSPLVLTVDCPPYAILGDPFTYSVKIRNQTQLLQEVKFSLADAQSFVLSGSHSDTVFVLPKSEHVLGYKIVPLASGLQQLPRVTVTSVRYSAVFQLSNAASTVFVFPTKPHFKTADVGDKGIESVVAE; encoded by the exons ATGGAAGATTATCCGGAGGAGTTACGGACTCCGCCGGTCGGCCTGATAGCGTTGGTGGGATGTCCGGAGCACCACTCCCTCAtcaccacccatctcctctctgAGCAGCCCCCAAGCAACACTCTCGCCTTGCCTGACATCGCTAAGATCTCTCTCCTCTTGTCCTCCGCTGATAAGAGCTCTCTTCCGCCTCCCGATCCATCCTCGAGTCCTACCGCCGGGATTCTTAAGAGGGATTGGCTTCACAAGCACCGCACTAGGGTTCCCGCTGTCGTCGCCGCTCTGTTTATTTCCGACCATGTTTCTGGGGATCCCGCACAGTGGCTTCAGCTCTGCTCTGACCTTGAAAACCTTAA AGCTGTGATTCGTCCAAAGAACATTAAATTAGCTGTGGTTGTGGTGCACTCTTCTTCTG AATGGGGATTTCCAAATGCAGATGATATCAGTGAAGATCGAATGATTGCACTTCGTAAGCGTGCCGAATTGGATTCCAAATACCTCGTCGTCTTCAACCCTGCCGATTCTTCACAGCTTGAACAATCTCTCAATAA GCTGGGCAGCACATTTGCTGAATTAGCAAACACATATTACAGAGATGAAGGGCGGAGAATTAAAACTCGTGTTGAAAGGAAGAGCTTCAATTCTATTGAGTTGAACATTCGCTATTGCTTCAAA GTTGCTGTATCCGCGGAGTTTCGGAGAGACTGGGTTGAAGCTTTGAGGTTTTATGAGGATGCATACTATACACTGAGGGAG ATGATTGGGACTGCAAATAGGTTGCCAGTGATTCAGCGATTGATTGAGATAAAAACTGTTGCTGAGCAACTTCACTTTAAAATATCAACCTTGTTATTACATGgtggaaaagtaatagaagctGTCACATGGTTCCACcaacattttgcttcttacagGAAGCTTTTAGGTCCGGCTGAAGCTATATTTCTTCACTGGGAATGGGTGAGCAGACAGTTTTTGGTATTTGCTGAATTGCTGGAGACTAGTTCGAAAACGATCCATAGCAATTCTAGTCCAGCTTTGGGAACTAGTGAAAGGTCTTTGACTGAGTGGAAATTTCAGCCAGCTTATTACTACCAG TTAGCTGGTCACTACCTGAAAGAGAAGAGAACATCGTTTGAACTTGCACTGTCAATGTTGCAAAATGCTGATGAGATTGACGGCAGTGCTGAATCTGTAACGCCTGCAATTTATGTGGGTCAGTTTGCTCGATTACTTGAGCAAGGGGATGCATTTGTCATGCAACC TCTTACTGATGAAGAGTACACCCGTTATGCTATTGCTGAAGCCAAAAGATTTCAAGATTCCTTTGAAATCATTGCTCTTCTAAAAAGATCTTATGAATCATACACCAATCTCAAAGCTCAGAGGATGGCTTCTCGTTGTGGGTTTCAGATGGCTCAAGAATATTTTGCAATGGGTGATCTCAATAATGCAAAACAACTGCTTGATGTTATTGCAGCTCTATATAGAAAAGAGGGATGGGTCACTTTATTGTGGGAGGTCTTGGGTTTTCTGCGAGAGTGCTCAAGGAAACGTGGTATAGTGAAGGAATTTATAGAGTACTCTCTTGAAATGGCTGCATTACCAGTATCACCTTGTACAGGAGTCCAATCGTTCAGAACAAAGGAATGTGGTCCAGCTGGTCCTGCAAGTCTTGCTCAGAGAGAAAATATACACAATGAGGTTTTTCAGCTTGTCAGTGGAGAAATAGGGGCGGTATCAGTTGGAGATAGTACTGATCTCAAAGTAAACAGAGATAGTCCTCTGCATCTTGAGATTGATCTTGTCAGTCCCCTTAGAATGGCGCTTCTTGCTTCAGTTGCTTTTCACGAACAGATAATTAAGCCTGGTGTACCTGCCTTGATTACTCTGTCACTCCTATCACAATTGCCTCTGACTGTTGACTTGGATCAATTGGAAGTGCAGTTTAATCAATCAGAATGCAACTTCATCATCATAAATTCCCAAAAACCTCCATCTGCAGAAATTTCCACTAGCCAACAAGGTCGTCATGTTGAAAGTGCTCCTTCTCTGGCTCTTGTTACAAACAAGTGGCTGCGGTTGACATATGAAATTAAATCGG AACAGAGTGGGAAGCTGGAATGCATATATGTTATTGCAAAAATGGGACCCCACTTCACAATTTGCTGCAGAGCTGAAAGTCCTGCTTCAATGGATGATTTACCTCTTTGGAAGTTTGAAGACCGTGTAGAGACTTTTCCTACTAAGGATCCTGTTCTTGCATTCTCTGGTCAGAAGCTTGCCCAGGTTGAAGAACCAGACCCACAAGTGGATCTCGTTTTAGGTGCTACTGGACCTGCACTGGTTGGAGAGTGCTTTGTTGTACCTGTTACTGTGGCCTCCAAGGGTCATGACATCTTTTCTGGCGAGTTGAAAATCAATCTAGTGGATGTAAGGGGTGGTGGGTTGTTTAGTCCAAGGGAAGCAGAACCATTCTCTATGGATAACCATCATGTTGAGCTCCTTGGTGTTAATGGGCCagaaggagaagatgaatcTACAGGAGGATATGATAAAATCAAGAAAATTCAGCAGTCCTTTGGTTTGGTGTCTCTTCCAATTATGAAAGATGGAGAATCATGGTCCTGCAAACTGGAAATTAAGTGGCATCGACCCAAACCAATTATGCTTTTTGTCTCATTGAGCTATTTTCCTGATAGCAACGAAATGACTTCACAAAAAATCCATGTCCATAAGAACTTGCAAATTGAAGGAAAGAGTGCTGTTCTAATCAGCCATCACTTTATGCTTCCATTCCGGCAGGATCCGCTGTTGCTCTCAAAGCTCAAGCCAGCCTCTAGTTCTGATCAAGGAACGTCACTGCCTCTGAATGAAACAAGTATAGTGCTTGCTAGTGCCAAAAACTGCAGTGAGGTGCCATTGCAGTTACAGTCCATGTCAATTGAGATGGATGATGATGTAGAAAGGTCATTTACCTTGCAACCCAGCAGTGAGGATCTTTTAGGCCCTGCCTACCTTGTTCCCGGAGAAGAGTTCAAAAAGGTTTTCACCATCATTCCTGAGGTTGAATCATCAAATCTCAACCTAGGTTCAGTGTCTCTGAGATGGAGGAGAAATTTGCAAAATAAAGATCGATCTAGTTCAGCTGCAGAAGCATGGGTTTTGACTAGACATAAACTTCCTGATGTAAACGTGGAGTTGTCCCCGTTGGTTTTGACTGTGGATTGTCCTCCTTATGCTATTCTTGGAGATCCCTTCACATACTCGGTTAAAATTCGAAATCAAACACAGTTGCTTCAAGAGGTGAAGTTCTCATTGGCAGATGCACAAAGCTTTGTGTTATCTGGCTCGCACAGTGATACAGTATTTGTTCTTCCAAAGTCGGAGCATGTCCTTGGTTACAAGATTGTGCCGCTTGCTTCAGGCTTGCAACAGTTGCCCCGAGTGACAGTGACATCTGTGAGATATTCAGCTGTGTTTCAACTATCAAATGCTGCATCCACTGTTTTCGTCTTTCCCACTAAACCCCATTTTAAGACTGCTGATGTGGGAGACAAAGGGATAGAATCTGTTGTAGCCGAGTAG
- the LOC110603928 gene encoding trafficking protein particle complex subunit 11 isoform X2: protein MEDYPEELRTPPVGLIALVGCPEHHSLITTHLLSEQPPSNTLALPDIAKISLLLSSADKSSLPPPDPSSSPTAGILKRDWLHKHRTRVPAVVAALFISDHVSGDPAQWLQLCSDLENLKAVIRPKNIKLAVVVVHSSSDDISEDRMIALRKRAELDSKYLVVFNPADSSQLEQSLNKLGSTFAELANTYYRDEGRRIKTRVERKSFNSIELNIRYCFKVAVSAEFRRDWVEALRFYEDAYYTLREMIGTANRLPVIQRLIEIKTVAEQLHFKISTLLLHGGKVIEAVTWFHQHFASYRKLLGPAEAIFLHWEWVSRQFLVFAELLETSSKTIHSNSSPALGTSERSLTEWKFQPAYYYQLAGHYLKEKRTSFELALSMLQNADEIDGSAESVTPAIYVGQFARLLEQGDAFVMQPLTDEEYTRYAIAEAKRFQDSFEIIALLKRSYESYTNLKAQRMASRCGFQMAQEYFAMGDLNNAKQLLDVIAALYRKEGWVTLLWEVLGFLRECSRKRGIVKEFIEYSLEMAALPVSPCTGVQSFRTKECGPAGPASLAQRENIHNEVFQLVSGEIGAVSVGDSTDLKVNRDSPLHLEIDLVSPLRMALLASVAFHEQIIKPGVPALITLSLLSQLPLTVDLDQLEVQFNQSECNFIIINSQKPPSAEISTSQQGRHVESAPSLALVTNKWLRLTYEIKSEQSGKLECIYVIAKMGPHFTICCRAESPASMDDLPLWKFEDRVETFPTKDPVLAFSGQKLAQVEEPDPQVDLVLGATGPALVGECFVVPVTVASKGHDIFSGELKINLVDVRGGGLFSPREAEPFSMDNHHVELLGVNGPEGEDESTGGYDKIKKIQQSFGLVSLPIMKDGESWSCKLEIKWHRPKPIMLFVSLSYFPDSNEMTSQKIHVHKNLQIEGKSAVLISHHFMLPFRQDPLLLSKLKPASSSDQGTSLPLNETSIVLASAKNCSEVPLQLQSMSIEMDDDVERSFTLQPSSEDLLGPAYLVPGEEFKKVFTIIPEVESSNLNLGSVSLRWRRNLQNKDRSSSAAEAWVLTRHKLPDVNVELSPLVLTVDCPPYAILGDPFTYSVKIRNQTQLLQEVKFSLADAQSFVLSGSHSDTVFVLPKSEHVLGYKIVPLASGLQQLPRVTVTSVRYSAVFQLSNAASTVFVFPTKPHFKTADVGDKGIESVVAE from the exons ATGGAAGATTATCCGGAGGAGTTACGGACTCCGCCGGTCGGCCTGATAGCGTTGGTGGGATGTCCGGAGCACCACTCCCTCAtcaccacccatctcctctctgAGCAGCCCCCAAGCAACACTCTCGCCTTGCCTGACATCGCTAAGATCTCTCTCCTCTTGTCCTCCGCTGATAAGAGCTCTCTTCCGCCTCCCGATCCATCCTCGAGTCCTACCGCCGGGATTCTTAAGAGGGATTGGCTTCACAAGCACCGCACTAGGGTTCCCGCTGTCGTCGCCGCTCTGTTTATTTCCGACCATGTTTCTGGGGATCCCGCACAGTGGCTTCAGCTCTGCTCTGACCTTGAAAACCTTAA AGCTGTGATTCGTCCAAAGAACATTAAATTAGCTGTGGTTGTGGTGCACTCTTCTTCTG ATGATATCAGTGAAGATCGAATGATTGCACTTCGTAAGCGTGCCGAATTGGATTCCAAATACCTCGTCGTCTTCAACCCTGCCGATTCTTCACAGCTTGAACAATCTCTCAATAA GCTGGGCAGCACATTTGCTGAATTAGCAAACACATATTACAGAGATGAAGGGCGGAGAATTAAAACTCGTGTTGAAAGGAAGAGCTTCAATTCTATTGAGTTGAACATTCGCTATTGCTTCAAA GTTGCTGTATCCGCGGAGTTTCGGAGAGACTGGGTTGAAGCTTTGAGGTTTTATGAGGATGCATACTATACACTGAGGGAG ATGATTGGGACTGCAAATAGGTTGCCAGTGATTCAGCGATTGATTGAGATAAAAACTGTTGCTGAGCAACTTCACTTTAAAATATCAACCTTGTTATTACATGgtggaaaagtaatagaagctGTCACATGGTTCCACcaacattttgcttcttacagGAAGCTTTTAGGTCCGGCTGAAGCTATATTTCTTCACTGGGAATGGGTGAGCAGACAGTTTTTGGTATTTGCTGAATTGCTGGAGACTAGTTCGAAAACGATCCATAGCAATTCTAGTCCAGCTTTGGGAACTAGTGAAAGGTCTTTGACTGAGTGGAAATTTCAGCCAGCTTATTACTACCAG TTAGCTGGTCACTACCTGAAAGAGAAGAGAACATCGTTTGAACTTGCACTGTCAATGTTGCAAAATGCTGATGAGATTGACGGCAGTGCTGAATCTGTAACGCCTGCAATTTATGTGGGTCAGTTTGCTCGATTACTTGAGCAAGGGGATGCATTTGTCATGCAACC TCTTACTGATGAAGAGTACACCCGTTATGCTATTGCTGAAGCCAAAAGATTTCAAGATTCCTTTGAAATCATTGCTCTTCTAAAAAGATCTTATGAATCATACACCAATCTCAAAGCTCAGAGGATGGCTTCTCGTTGTGGGTTTCAGATGGCTCAAGAATATTTTGCAATGGGTGATCTCAATAATGCAAAACAACTGCTTGATGTTATTGCAGCTCTATATAGAAAAGAGGGATGGGTCACTTTATTGTGGGAGGTCTTGGGTTTTCTGCGAGAGTGCTCAAGGAAACGTGGTATAGTGAAGGAATTTATAGAGTACTCTCTTGAAATGGCTGCATTACCAGTATCACCTTGTACAGGAGTCCAATCGTTCAGAACAAAGGAATGTGGTCCAGCTGGTCCTGCAAGTCTTGCTCAGAGAGAAAATATACACAATGAGGTTTTTCAGCTTGTCAGTGGAGAAATAGGGGCGGTATCAGTTGGAGATAGTACTGATCTCAAAGTAAACAGAGATAGTCCTCTGCATCTTGAGATTGATCTTGTCAGTCCCCTTAGAATGGCGCTTCTTGCTTCAGTTGCTTTTCACGAACAGATAATTAAGCCTGGTGTACCTGCCTTGATTACTCTGTCACTCCTATCACAATTGCCTCTGACTGTTGACTTGGATCAATTGGAAGTGCAGTTTAATCAATCAGAATGCAACTTCATCATCATAAATTCCCAAAAACCTCCATCTGCAGAAATTTCCACTAGCCAACAAGGTCGTCATGTTGAAAGTGCTCCTTCTCTGGCTCTTGTTACAAACAAGTGGCTGCGGTTGACATATGAAATTAAATCGG AACAGAGTGGGAAGCTGGAATGCATATATGTTATTGCAAAAATGGGACCCCACTTCACAATTTGCTGCAGAGCTGAAAGTCCTGCTTCAATGGATGATTTACCTCTTTGGAAGTTTGAAGACCGTGTAGAGACTTTTCCTACTAAGGATCCTGTTCTTGCATTCTCTGGTCAGAAGCTTGCCCAGGTTGAAGAACCAGACCCACAAGTGGATCTCGTTTTAGGTGCTACTGGACCTGCACTGGTTGGAGAGTGCTTTGTTGTACCTGTTACTGTGGCCTCCAAGGGTCATGACATCTTTTCTGGCGAGTTGAAAATCAATCTAGTGGATGTAAGGGGTGGTGGGTTGTTTAGTCCAAGGGAAGCAGAACCATTCTCTATGGATAACCATCATGTTGAGCTCCTTGGTGTTAATGGGCCagaaggagaagatgaatcTACAGGAGGATATGATAAAATCAAGAAAATTCAGCAGTCCTTTGGTTTGGTGTCTCTTCCAATTATGAAAGATGGAGAATCATGGTCCTGCAAACTGGAAATTAAGTGGCATCGACCCAAACCAATTATGCTTTTTGTCTCATTGAGCTATTTTCCTGATAGCAACGAAATGACTTCACAAAAAATCCATGTCCATAAGAACTTGCAAATTGAAGGAAAGAGTGCTGTTCTAATCAGCCATCACTTTATGCTTCCATTCCGGCAGGATCCGCTGTTGCTCTCAAAGCTCAAGCCAGCCTCTAGTTCTGATCAAGGAACGTCACTGCCTCTGAATGAAACAAGTATAGTGCTTGCTAGTGCCAAAAACTGCAGTGAGGTGCCATTGCAGTTACAGTCCATGTCAATTGAGATGGATGATGATGTAGAAAGGTCATTTACCTTGCAACCCAGCAGTGAGGATCTTTTAGGCCCTGCCTACCTTGTTCCCGGAGAAGAGTTCAAAAAGGTTTTCACCATCATTCCTGAGGTTGAATCATCAAATCTCAACCTAGGTTCAGTGTCTCTGAGATGGAGGAGAAATTTGCAAAATAAAGATCGATCTAGTTCAGCTGCAGAAGCATGGGTTTTGACTAGACATAAACTTCCTGATGTAAACGTGGAGTTGTCCCCGTTGGTTTTGACTGTGGATTGTCCTCCTTATGCTATTCTTGGAGATCCCTTCACATACTCGGTTAAAATTCGAAATCAAACACAGTTGCTTCAAGAGGTGAAGTTCTCATTGGCAGATGCACAAAGCTTTGTGTTATCTGGCTCGCACAGTGATACAGTATTTGTTCTTCCAAAGTCGGAGCATGTCCTTGGTTACAAGATTGTGCCGCTTGCTTCAGGCTTGCAACAGTTGCCCCGAGTGACAGTGACATCTGTGAGATATTCAGCTGTGTTTCAACTATCAAATGCTGCATCCACTGTTTTCGTCTTTCCCACTAAACCCCATTTTAAGACTGCTGATGTGGGAGACAAAGGGATAGAATCTGTTGTAGCCGAGTAG